In Neorhizobium sp. NCHU2750, a single genomic region encodes these proteins:
- a CDS encoding PAS domain-containing protein → MNNQVVSALWPIGGGEAGALVRSFDWSKTSLGPISQWPQHLRVKVNSIVNSPIPQVLMWGDDHVMIYNDGYIEIAGNYHPRALGETVPGIWPEIWEWNSKILAAGFRGEVQSFRDQPMTLNRNGAPEEVIFDLFYTPIYAESGKVDGVLCTVLENTEKVKAVADLAESREELDRLTNALPILVGFLDRDHVYRFANEGYIEWFGLSGSEVLGRTASEVIGERNYRVRKPMIDEAMAGDTVVTDTLIRRPDGTERMAEVRYVPRRTARGEIDGIYVLIIDIDDRKQTENALRRSNGRFRAAVNAIHGVLWTNTADGRMLGQQPGWASLTGQSEEEYRGYGWSDAVHPDDRAGSVASWQTAVAAKTTYIWEHRVRRHDGIYRTFAIRAVPILDADGEIEEWVGVHTDITDQRAAEASLQEHASNLERQVRHRLRAEEQLKQLNESLEARVEAEIAERRQAERALQQAQKMESIGQLTGGVAHDFNNLLQVVSGNLQLLARDIAGNEQAERRVANALAGVSRGAKLASQLLAFGRRQALEPRVINIGRFIGGMDDLLRRSLGEAVEVEVIASGGLWNTYADPTQVENALLNLAINARDAMEGYGKLTIEVGNAFLDQDYARGHAEVAAGQYVMLAVTDTGSGMTAEVLEKVFEPFFSTKPEGKGTGLGLSMVYGFVKQSGGHVKIYSEIGQGTTVKVYLPRSVADEDREVVVHGGPVVGGSETVLVVEDDEEVRNTVIETLADLGYRVLSAKDAQAGLNVVESGIPIDVIFTDVVMPGPLKSREMARRAKERLPNLAVLFTSGYTENSIVHGGILDVGVELLSKPYTREALARRMRHVIANQKQLEEVAGRQTAQPDATATEVRRMTILLVEDDFLIRSNTADILAELGHDVIEAGNGREALSELANASIDVLLTDIGLPDIGGEELAQRAVVIKPGLAVIFATGESRLPEGAPAGARLLSKPYDERDIMAALQALGR, encoded by the coding sequence ATGAACAATCAGGTCGTATCCGCCCTTTGGCCTATTGGCGGAGGCGAAGCCGGTGCGCTCGTCCGTTCGTTCGACTGGTCGAAGACCTCACTCGGGCCGATATCGCAATGGCCGCAACACCTGAGGGTCAAGGTCAATTCGATCGTCAATTCGCCCATTCCGCAGGTGCTGATGTGGGGCGATGACCATGTGATGATCTATAATGACGGCTATATCGAGATCGCCGGCAATTATCATCCGCGTGCGCTTGGCGAAACGGTTCCCGGCATTTGGCCGGAGATCTGGGAGTGGAACAGCAAGATACTCGCCGCCGGCTTTCGCGGAGAGGTGCAGTCGTTCCGCGACCAGCCGATGACGCTCAACCGCAACGGCGCGCCGGAGGAAGTCATCTTCGACCTGTTCTACACGCCGATCTACGCGGAGAGCGGCAAGGTGGACGGCGTGCTGTGCACCGTGCTCGAGAATACCGAGAAGGTGAAGGCGGTGGCCGATCTTGCCGAGAGCCGCGAGGAACTGGACCGGCTGACCAATGCCTTGCCGATCCTGGTCGGCTTTCTCGACCGCGATCACGTCTATCGCTTTGCCAATGAGGGCTATATCGAATGGTTCGGGCTTTCCGGTAGCGAGGTGCTCGGCAGGACGGCATCGGAGGTGATCGGAGAAAGGAATTACCGAGTCCGCAAGCCGATGATCGACGAGGCCATGGCGGGCGATACGGTCGTCACCGATACGCTGATCCGACGCCCCGACGGCACCGAGCGGATGGCGGAAGTGCGCTATGTGCCACGCCGAACCGCAAGGGGCGAAATCGACGGCATCTACGTGCTGATCATCGATATCGACGATCGCAAGCAGACGGAAAACGCGCTTCGGCGCAGCAATGGCCGGTTCAGGGCGGCGGTCAACGCCATCCATGGCGTGTTGTGGACGAATACCGCCGACGGCAGGATGCTGGGCCAGCAGCCGGGCTGGGCTTCCCTGACGGGGCAATCCGAGGAGGAATATCGGGGATACGGCTGGTCGGACGCCGTCCATCCCGATGATCGGGCCGGATCGGTTGCCAGCTGGCAGACGGCCGTCGCCGCCAAGACGACCTATATCTGGGAACACCGGGTGCGACGGCATGACGGGATCTACCGGACATTTGCGATCCGGGCCGTGCCGATCCTCGATGCCGATGGCGAGATCGAGGAATGGGTCGGCGTGCATACGGACATTACCGACCAGCGGGCGGCAGAGGCCAGCCTGCAGGAACATGCCAGCAATCTGGAGCGGCAGGTGCGCCACCGGCTGCGGGCGGAAGAGCAGCTCAAGCAGCTGAACGAGAGCCTCGAGGCGCGCGTCGAGGCCGAGATCGCCGAAAGGCGCCAGGCCGAGCGGGCGCTGCAGCAGGCGCAGAAGATGGAATCGATCGGACAACTGACCGGCGGCGTTGCGCATGATTTCAACAATCTCTTGCAGGTCGTGTCCGGCAATCTCCAGCTTCTCGCCAGGGATATTGCAGGCAACGAACAGGCCGAACGGCGGGTTGCCAATGCGCTGGCCGGGGTCAGCCGCGGCGCCAAGCTTGCCAGTCAGTTGCTTGCCTTCGGCAGACGGCAGGCGCTTGAACCGCGGGTGATCAATATCGGCCGGTTCATCGGCGGCATGGACGACCTGCTGCGGCGCTCGCTGGGGGAAGCGGTCGAGGTGGAGGTGATCGCCAGCGGCGGGCTTTGGAATACCTATGCCGACCCGACCCAGGTGGAAAACGCCCTGCTCAACCTTGCCATCAATGCACGCGACGCGATGGAGGGCTATGGCAAGCTGACGATCGAGGTCGGCAATGCCTTTCTCGACCAGGACTATGCACGCGGCCATGCCGAGGTTGCGGCCGGGCAATATGTGATGCTCGCGGTGACCGATACCGGATCGGGCATGACGGCGGAGGTGCTGGAAAAAGTGTTCGAGCCATTCTTCTCGACCAAGCCGGAAGGCAAGGGCACCGGGCTCGGGCTTTCGATGGTCTATGGCTTCGTCAAACAATCGGGCGGCCATGTGAAGATCTACAGCGAAATCGGTCAGGGCACGACGGTCAAGGTCTATCTGCCGCGCTCGGTGGCGGATGAAGACCGCGAGGTCGTGGTCCATGGTGGCCCGGTCGTCGGGGGAAGCGAGACCGTGCTTGTCGTCGAGGACGACGAAGAGGTGCGCAACACCGTCATCGAGACGCTGGCCGATCTCGGTTATCGGGTTCTGTCGGCGAAGGATGCGCAGGCGGGTCTCAACGTTGTCGAAAGCGGCATACCGATCGACGTGATCTTCACCGATGTCGTCATGCCCGGACCGCTAAAGAGCCGGGAGATGGCGCGGCGCGCCAAGGAGCGACTGCCCAATCTCGCGGTGCTGTTCACCTCCGGCTATACCGAAAATTCGATCGTTCACGGCGGCATTCTCGATGTCGGCGTCGAGCTTCTCTCCAAGCCCTATACACGCGAGGCGCTGGCACGGCGCATGCGCCATGTGATCGCCAACCAGAAGCAGCTTGAAGAGGTTGCAGGCCGGCAGACCGCTCAGCCCGATGCCACGGCAACTGAGGTCCGGCGGATGACGATCCTGCTGGTCGAGGACGACTTTCTCATCCGCTCCAACACGGCCGATATCCTGGCGGAACTCGGGCATGACGTGATTGAGGCCGGCAACGGCAGGGAAGCGCTTTCCGAACTCGCCAATGCCTCGATCGACGTCCTGCTGACGGATATCGGGCTGCCCGACATCGGCGGTGAGGAACTAGCGCAGCGTGCAGTGGTGATCAAGCCCGGCCTTGCCGTCATATTCGCGACCGGCGAAAGCCGACTGCCGGAGGGAGCCCCTGCCGGGGCAAGGCTCTTGAGCAAACCCTATGACGAGCGGGACATAATGGCGGCGCTGCAGGCACTTGGCCGGTAG
- a CDS encoding AEC family transporter — protein MLTNLLIVLPIFALILAGWIARKSGALGPNATREVNRLVVYLALPALLFDIMAKAKVEQIWQPGFIVAFSAGCAIIFAGTIFWRLAKGRHLADAAIDALNASYANTGFVGFPLVLSLIGESGMAPTLIASIITVCVLFAVAIILIEAGLQSETRRRDIVFKTLVSLCKNPLLVSPVLGAVFMLSGLPLPAPVDSFLKLLSGAASPCALIALGLFLAGPQAATAASRVSTTGILVGLKLVAQPIVTWIVAGPMLGLAPLSVHTVVLLAALPTGTGPFMLAEFYGREASLTGRVVLITTILSVLTISAYLIVAR, from the coding sequence ATGCTGACCAACCTGCTGATCGTCCTGCCCATCTTCGCCCTTATTCTTGCCGGCTGGATCGCCCGAAAGAGCGGTGCGCTCGGGCCCAATGCCACGCGGGAGGTCAACAGGCTGGTCGTCTATCTAGCGCTGCCGGCACTGCTGTTCGACATCATGGCGAAAGCGAAGGTCGAGCAGATCTGGCAGCCGGGCTTCATCGTTGCCTTCAGCGCCGGCTGTGCAATCATCTTTGCCGGCACGATCTTCTGGCGGCTGGCGAAGGGCCGGCATCTGGCGGATGCCGCCATCGATGCGCTGAATGCCAGCTACGCCAATACCGGCTTTGTCGGCTTTCCACTCGTGCTATCACTCATCGGCGAGAGCGGCATGGCGCCGACGCTGATTGCCTCCATCATCACCGTCTGCGTGCTGTTTGCGGTCGCCATCATCCTGATCGAGGCTGGGCTTCAATCCGAGACCCGGCGCCGTGACATCGTGTTCAAGACCCTTGTTTCGCTCTGCAAGAACCCGCTGCTGGTGTCGCCCGTTCTCGGCGCAGTCTTCATGCTGTCGGGCCTGCCCCTGCCGGCGCCCGTCGATTCCTTCCTGAAGCTGCTGTCGGGCGCGGCGTCGCCCTGCGCGCTGATTGCGCTCGGCCTGTTCCTTGCCGGACCACAGGCAGCCACAGCCGCAAGCCGGGTTTCCACGACAGGCATTCTCGTCGGGCTGAAGCTCGTGGCACAGCCGATCGTGACATGGATCGTCGCCGGCCCAATGCTCGGCCTTGCGCCGCTATCCGTGCATACGGTCGTGCTGCTTGCCGCGCTGCCGACCGGCACCGGGCCTTTCATGCTGGCGGAATTCTACGGCAGGGAAGCGAGCCTGACGGGCCGCGTGGTGCTGATCACCACCATCCTGTCAGTGCTGACAATCTCGGCCTATCTCATCGTCGCACGGTGA
- a CDS encoding LysR substrate-binding domain-containing protein, giving the protein MDTRHMRYFVALAETLHFGQAAARMNMSQPPFSRQIAAIEKTLGVRLFERNSRSVALTAAGKHFLGDCRAVLSAFEAACRDAQLVASGVKGELKLGFTMYAAQVIVPKLVRLFSDAVPDVRLTLEERLPIDIDELLVEGRLDAAVTLGNPTAPHLQTQLLARDRLRLIVHAGHPLAAAEDVGPQALAGERLIAAPASIVPTLRLAIGAYCAAGGIVPHFALEPRLQHTIIRLVGEGLGVGLIPQSLCSDLGEGVVSRPLIDPPEFDIVLCARTASKNPAVERLFDVAGRLSF; this is encoded by the coding sequence ATGGACACCCGCCACATGCGCTATTTCGTCGCTCTGGCCGAGACCCTGCATTTTGGCCAGGCTGCGGCGCGCATGAACATGAGCCAGCCGCCCTTCAGCAGGCAGATCGCTGCGATCGAGAAGACGCTGGGTGTCCGCCTGTTCGAAAGGAATTCGCGCAGCGTCGCGCTGACGGCCGCGGGAAAGCATTTTCTCGGTGATTGCCGCGCGGTCCTCTCTGCATTCGAAGCAGCCTGCCGCGACGCGCAGCTTGTGGCGAGCGGCGTTAAGGGCGAGCTGAAACTGGGTTTCACCATGTATGCGGCGCAGGTGATCGTGCCGAAACTGGTGCGGCTCTTTTCCGACGCCGTGCCGGACGTGCGGCTGACCCTTGAGGAACGCCTGCCGATCGATATCGACGAATTGCTGGTGGAGGGGCGGCTCGATGCCGCGGTCACCCTCGGCAACCCGACGGCGCCGCATCTGCAGACGCAATTGCTCGCCCGTGACCGGTTGCGCCTCATCGTCCATGCCGGGCATCCGTTGGCTGCGGCTGAAGACGTGGGCCCGCAGGCGCTTGCGGGAGAAAGGCTGATCGCCGCCCCGGCTTCCATCGTCCCGACCCTGCGCCTTGCGATCGGTGCCTATTGCGCGGCGGGCGGCATCGTTCCGCATTTCGCGCTCGAACCGCGCCTGCAGCACACCATCATCCGGCTGGTGGGCGAGGGCCTCGGCGTCGGCCTCATCCCACAATCGCTCTGCAGCGATCTCGGCGAAGGCGTCGTCTCCCGCCCCCTGATCGATCCGCCCGAATTCGATATCGTGCTTTGTGCGCGCACCGCCTCCAAAAACCCGGCCGTTGAACGGCTGTTCGACGTGGCGGGCCGCCTGTCTTTCTAA
- a CDS encoding FAD-binding oxidoreductase, whose product MPNFPFSEADPVQFAGPLPKRADVVIIGGGVIGVTTALYLAEKGVAVVLVEKGRVAAEQSSRNWGWIRQQGRDADELPIVVEACRLWRQLAAECGKDIGLQQTGVTYLANAAKDMAGYDEFMKIAGRHGVDTRLLSAKETADLIPGMSRAFHGAMTTPSDMRAEPWLAVPALARLAARKGAVIVENCAARVLDMSGGRISGVWTEAGLIETSSVLVAGGAWSSLFLRRHGVSIPQLSVRSTVAATEPMPEVHAGAAVDDHIAFRRRQDGGYTLAPGGTSALYVGPDAFRHAIKYLPALLDNPFGLGYMPAAPWGYPDAWSTPRSWTAEEQSPFERMRVLNPAASQKGLRLVEREFARLFPNVGPVRLKKTWAGMIDAMPDVVPVIDRVPAVDGLYVATGMSGHGFGIGPGVGRVMADLIQGNAVGHNLKRFRFSRFSDGSPIRLGPAL is encoded by the coding sequence GTGCCGAATTTTCCGTTTTCCGAAGCCGATCCCGTCCAGTTTGCAGGGCCGCTGCCGAAGCGTGCCGATGTGGTGATTATCGGTGGCGGGGTGATCGGGGTCACGACAGCGCTTTATCTCGCCGAAAAGGGCGTTGCCGTCGTTCTCGTCGAAAAGGGGCGGGTTGCGGCGGAGCAGTCCTCGCGCAACTGGGGCTGGATCCGCCAGCAGGGGCGCGATGCGGACGAGTTGCCGATCGTCGTCGAGGCCTGCCGGCTGTGGAGACAGCTTGCGGCGGAATGCGGCAAGGATATCGGCCTTCAGCAGACCGGCGTGACCTATCTCGCCAATGCAGCGAAGGACATGGCCGGCTACGACGAATTCATGAAGATCGCGGGCCGGCATGGCGTCGATACGCGCCTCCTGAGTGCCAAGGAAACGGCGGATCTCATTCCCGGCATGTCGCGCGCTTTCCATGGCGCGATGACGACGCCATCCGACATGCGGGCAGAGCCTTGGCTGGCGGTTCCGGCGCTGGCAAGGCTTGCGGCGCGCAAGGGTGCGGTGATCGTGGAAAACTGCGCGGCGCGGGTTCTCGACATGTCGGGAGGCCGGATCAGCGGCGTGTGGACCGAAGCGGGCCTGATCGAGACGTCCAGCGTGCTCGTCGCAGGCGGCGCATGGTCGTCATTGTTTTTGCGCCGGCATGGTGTTTCCATTCCGCAGTTGAGCGTGCGCTCGACGGTTGCCGCCACCGAACCGATGCCGGAGGTGCATGCCGGTGCTGCGGTTGACGATCATATCGCCTTCCGGCGCCGGCAGGATGGCGGCTATACGCTGGCGCCCGGCGGCACCAGCGCGCTCTATGTCGGGCCGGATGCGTTTCGCCACGCGATCAAATATCTGCCGGCGCTGTTGGACAATCCATTCGGGCTCGGCTACATGCCCGCCGCGCCGTGGGGCTATCCGGATGCGTGGTCGACGCCACGGAGCTGGACGGCAGAGGAGCAGAGCCCGTTCGAACGGATGCGCGTTCTGAACCCCGCCGCGTCGCAAAAGGGGCTGCGCTTGGTGGAGCGCGAATTTGCCCGGCTTTTCCCGAATGTCGGTCCGGTTCGCCTGAAGAAGACCTGGGCCGGCATGATCGATGCGATGCCGGATGTCGTTCCGGTGATCGACCGGGTGCCCGCAGTCGACGGCCTCTACGTCGCCACCGGCATGAGCGGCCATGGGTTCGGCATCGGCCCCGGGGTCGGCCGTGTCATGGCAGATCTCATCCAGGGCAATGCGGTGGGACACAATCTCAAGCGCTTCCGGTTTTCACGCTTCTCGGATGGCAGTCCGATCAGGCTTGGCCCAGCGCTTTAG
- a CDS encoding DUF2188 domain-containing protein, with protein sequence MNNKRNQHVVPHADGWAVKGAGSERATKVVDTQREAINIAKGIAQKQGTEMLIHGENGRIRERNSYGNDPYPPKG encoded by the coding sequence ATGAACAACAAGCGTAACCAACATGTCGTTCCCCACGCCGACGGCTGGGCCGTCAAGGGCGCGGGCTCCGAACGAGCCACTAAGGTTGTCGATACCCAACGCGAGGCAATCAACATTGCAAAAGGCATCGCCCAGAAACAGGGTACGGAAATGCTGATCCACGGAGAAAACGGTCGTATTCGCGAGCGCAACTCCTACGGCAACGATCCCTATCCGCCGAAAGGCTGA
- the lepA gene encoding translation elongation factor 4, whose protein sequence is MSTSSRTPLDHIRNFSIVAHIDHGKSTLADRLIQSTGGLAERDMSEQVLDSMDIERERGITIKAQTVRLHYKANNGETYILNLIDTPGHVDFAYEVSRSLSACEGSLLVVDASQGVEAQTLANVYQAIDNNHEIVTVLNKIDLPAAEPDRIKEQIEEVIGIDASQAVLISAKTGLGIPDVLEAIVHQLPAPKSEAGEKGPLKALLVDSWYDTYLGVMVLVRILDGVLSKGMTIRMMGTDAKYQVERVGVLTPKMLAVDSLGPGEIGFFTGSIKEVADTRVGDTITEDKRPTAKALPGFKPAQPVVFCGLFPVDAADFEDLRAAMGKLRLNDASFSFEMESSAALGFGFRCGFLGLLHLEIIQERLEREFDLDLIATAPSVVYQLTMTDGSERELHNPADMPDVVKIAEIREPWIKATILTPDDYLGGILKLCQDRRGIQTELTYVGKRAMLSYQLPLNEVVFDFYDRLKSISKGYASFDYHLDTYREGNLVKMSIMVNGEPVDALSMLVHRSAAEKRGRDMVEKLKDLIPRHMFKIPIQAAIGGNVIARETISAMRKDVTAKCYGGDATRKRKLLEKQKEGKKRMRQFGKVDIPQEAFIAALKMKDD, encoded by the coding sequence ATGAGCACCTCGTCCCGAACGCCCCTTGACCATATCCGCAACTTCTCGATCGTGGCCCATATCGACCACGGCAAGTCGACGCTCGCCGACCGGTTGATCCAGTCGACAGGCGGCCTTGCCGAGCGCGATATGTCGGAGCAGGTGCTGGACTCGATGGATATCGAGCGCGAGCGCGGCATTACCATCAAGGCCCAGACGGTTCGCCTGCATTACAAGGCGAATAATGGCGAGACCTATATTCTCAACCTGATCGACACGCCCGGCCATGTCGACTTCGCCTATGAAGTCTCGCGCTCGCTCAGCGCCTGCGAAGGTTCGCTGCTGGTCGTCGATGCGTCCCAGGGCGTCGAGGCGCAGACGCTTGCCAATGTCTATCAGGCGATCGACAACAACCACGAGATCGTCACCGTCCTCAACAAGATCGACCTTCCCGCCGCCGAACCGGACCGGATCAAGGAGCAGATCGAGGAAGTGATCGGCATCGATGCATCCCAGGCCGTGCTGATCTCGGCCAAGACCGGGCTAGGCATTCCCGATGTTCTCGAAGCCATCGTCCATCAATTGCCGGCGCCGAAGAGCGAAGCCGGCGAAAAAGGCCCGCTGAAGGCGCTGCTGGTCGACAGCTGGTACGATACCTATCTCGGCGTCATGGTTCTGGTGCGCATTCTCGATGGCGTGCTTTCCAAGGGCATGACCATCCGCATGATGGGTACGGACGCCAAATACCAGGTGGAACGCGTCGGCGTGCTGACGCCGAAAATGCTGGCCGTCGATTCACTCGGACCGGGCGAGATCGGCTTCTTCACCGGCTCGATCAAGGAAGTGGCCGATACCCGCGTCGGTGACACGATCACCGAAGACAAGCGACCGACGGCGAAGGCGCTGCCGGGCTTCAAGCCGGCCCAGCCGGTGGTGTTCTGCGGTCTCTTCCCGGTCGATGCCGCCGATTTCGAAGACCTGCGCGCGGCGATGGGCAAGTTGCGCCTCAACGATGCCTCGTTCTCCTTCGAGATGGAATCGTCTGCAGCCCTCGGTTTCGGTTTCCGTTGCGGCTTCCTCGGCCTGCTTCATCTGGAAATCATCCAGGAACGCCTTGAGCGCGAGTTCGACCTCGACCTGATCGCCACCGCGCCCTCGGTCGTCTACCAGTTGACGATGACTGATGGTTCGGAGCGCGAATTGCACAACCCGGCCGACATGCCGGACGTGGTGAAGATCGCCGAAATCCGCGAACCGTGGATCAAGGCCACCATCCTGACGCCGGACGATTATCTCGGCGGCATCCTGAAACTGTGCCAGGACCGTCGCGGCATCCAGACCGAGCTTACCTATGTCGGCAAGCGCGCCATGCTGAGCTATCAGCTGCCGCTCAACGAAGTGGTGTTCGATTTCTACGATCGCCTGAAGTCGATCTCCAAGGGCTATGCCTCGTTCGACTATCACCTCGATACCTATCGCGAGGGCAATCTCGTCAAGATGTCGATCATGGTCAATGGCGAGCCTGTCGATGCCCTGTCGATGCTGGTTCACCGCTCGGCGGCCGAAAAGCGCGGCCGCGACATGGTGGAAAAGCTGAAGGACCTGATCCCGCGGCACATGTTCAAGATCCCGATCCAGGCTGCAATCGGCGGCAACGTAATCGCCCGCGAGACCATTTCGGCGATGCGCAAGGACGTGACCGCCAAGTGCTACGGCGGCGATGCCACCCGCAAGCGCAAACTTCTGGAAAAGCAGAAGGAAGGCAAGAAGCGCATGCGCCAGTTCGGCAAGGTCGACATCCCGCAGGAAGCGTTCATCGCAGCCTTGAAGATGAAGGACGACTAA
- a CDS encoding MFS transporter — protein sequence MAASPFSIASIIISMTIAAIGSGIMATYVPFVLTQSGEAWAARMAVPALAFGGLVGCVLAGPLIRRVGHARLFACSMAMVIIGAVLVAANLPAGWWILARAIYGAASNVNFIIAQSWLNHAASNEWRGRAMSFFYMAFVLALGGGAWLFGQVPAGSNLAPLIVVFVTALSILPIGLTRLPNPPAPASVSVNIKMAWKISPVGLVGVLASGGLSMVVQGFTPIYATLNGVSQGEVALLMLVMQTGLLFVQYPLGIISDRLDRRVVLLFTCCLIVVAGIAALMVSFSTFVLLMIVFLVFGGSVETVYSVANAHANDRADPGDFVPLSSTLLVAWSTAATIVPLAITFLAPELGQQTFIYAIILVAIAYGVYIVWRLKERGPAPEDERDTHGVRSAQMPNAAIITEPGAAEAQAEAKAQAGN from the coding sequence ATGGCGGCATCGCCCTTCTCGATCGCCAGCATCATCATCTCGATGACGATTGCGGCGATCGGCAGCGGCATCATGGCAACCTATGTGCCTTTCGTGCTGACCCAGAGCGGCGAGGCTTGGGCGGCGCGCATGGCCGTGCCGGCGCTTGCCTTCGGCGGACTTGTCGGCTGCGTGCTGGCGGGGCCGCTGATCCGCCGGGTCGGCCATGCGCGCCTCTTTGCCTGCTCGATGGCGATGGTCATCATCGGCGCGGTGCTGGTGGCCGCCAATCTTCCGGCCGGATGGTGGATTCTCGCCCGCGCGATCTATGGCGCGGCATCCAACGTCAATTTCATCATCGCCCAGAGCTGGCTCAACCATGCGGCTTCCAACGAATGGCGCGGACGGGCGATGTCGTTCTTCTACATGGCCTTCGTGCTGGCGCTCGGCGGCGGTGCCTGGCTGTTCGGCCAGGTACCGGCGGGCAGCAATCTCGCGCCGCTGATCGTCGTCTTCGTCACCGCGCTGTCGATCCTGCCGATCGGGCTCACTCGCCTGCCCAACCCACCGGCGCCGGCAAGCGTCAGCGTCAATATCAAGATGGCCTGGAAGATCTCGCCCGTCGGCCTCGTCGGCGTGCTTGCCTCCGGCGGGCTTTCGATGGTGGTGCAGGGCTTTACCCCGATCTATGCGACGCTGAACGGCGTATCGCAGGGCGAGGTGGCGCTTTTGATGCTGGTGATGCAGACCGGGCTGTTGTTCGTGCAGTATCCGCTCGGCATCATTTCCGACCGGCTCGACCGCCGTGTCGTGCTTCTGTTCACCTGCTGCCTGATCGTGGTGGCCGGCATTGCGGCGCTGATGGTGTCGTTCTCGACCTTCGTGCTTCTGATGATCGTCTTCCTGGTCTTCGGCGGTTCTGTGGAAACCGTCTATTCGGTCGCCAATGCGCATGCCAATGACCGTGCAGATCCCGGCGATTTCGTGCCGCTCTCCTCGACATTGCTCGTCGCATGGTCGACGGCAGCGACGATCGTGCCGCTTGCGATCACCTTCCTCGCCCCGGAACTCGGCCAGCAGACCTTCATCTATGCGATCATTCTGGTTGCCATCGCCTATGGCGTCTATATCGTCTGGCGCCTGAAGGAACGTGGTCCGGCACCGGAAGACGAGCGCGATACGCATGGCGTTCGAAGCGCGCAGATGCCGAATGCGGCGATCATTACCGAACCGGGCGCCGCAGAAGCACAGGCGGAAGCAAAGGCGCAGGCCGGCAATTGA
- a CDS encoding helix-turn-helix transcriptional regulator, whose translation MEKTDTELELAIGERLKMLRSAASLTLDQLSERSGVSRAMISRIERAEASPTAALLARLCEGLGLTLSAFFAPEEPSSSPFLKQSEQRLWRDPTTGYLRRSVSPPGMPTPVDIVEVEFPAGARVSFPPREESRAITQHVWLFEGRLDMILPQQTFALHPGDCLFMDIGDAFDFHNPSDQPARYAVILNRGR comes from the coding sequence ATGGAAAAGACGGATACGGAACTGGAACTGGCGATTGGGGAGCGGCTGAAGATGCTGCGTTCAGCCGCATCGCTGACACTCGATCAGCTGTCGGAGCGCTCGGGCGTCAGCCGGGCGATGATTTCGCGCATCGAGCGCGCCGAGGCAAGCCCGACGGCGGCCCTTCTGGCAAGGCTCTGCGAAGGGCTCGGCCTGACGCTGTCAGCCTTCTTCGCGCCCGAAGAGCCATCCTCGTCTCCGTTCTTGAAGCAATCGGAGCAAAGGCTGTGGCGCGACCCGACGACCGGCTATCTGCGCCGTTCCGTCTCGCCGCCGGGCATGCCGACACCGGTCGATATCGTCGAGGTGGAGTTTCCCGCCGGCGCTCGTGTCAGCTTTCCGCCGCGCGAGGAAAGTCGGGCGATCACCCAGCATGTCTGGCTGTTCGAAGGACGGCTCGACATGATCCTTCCGCAACAGACCTTTGCACTTCATCCCGGCGACTGCCTGTTCATGGATATCGGCGACGCCTTCGACTTCCACAACCCGTCCGATCAGCCCGCCCGCTATGCGGTGATCCTCAATCGGGGACGATAA
- a CDS encoding GNAT family N-acetyltransferase, which translates to MTATIRILDGQQARAAIPDLCEVLSDCVNGGASVGFMLPFEPQGAVDYWHEIADAVEGGGIILAVAEVEGRVVGTAQIGLASKPNQPHRGDLMKLLVHRSARGLGLSRRLAEAVETEAAHRGRTLLVLDTATGSDAEAIYPRLGWHRVGVIPDYALWPEGGFCDTTFFYKRIG; encoded by the coding sequence ATGACCGCCACCATCCGTATTCTCGACGGCCAGCAGGCCCGCGCCGCCATCCCGGATCTCTGCGAGGTCCTGTCCGACTGCGTCAATGGCGGCGCGTCCGTCGGCTTCATGCTGCCCTTCGAGCCGCAGGGCGCGGTGGATTATTGGCATGAGATCGCCGATGCGGTGGAAGGGGGCGGCATCATCCTTGCCGTAGCGGAGGTCGAGGGCAGGGTGGTCGGCACGGCGCAGATCGGCCTTGCGTCCAAGCCCAATCAGCCCCATCGCGGCGACCTGATGAAACTCCTCGTCCATCGCTCGGCCCGTGGCCTCGGCCTGTCGCGCAGGTTGGCCGAGGCAGTCGAGACGGAAGCCGCCCACCGCGGCCGCACGCTGCTCGTCCTCGACACGGCGACAGGCAGCGATGCCGAGGCGATCTATCCTCGCCTCGGCTGGCACCGTGTCGGCGTCATTCCCGATTATGCCCTGTGGCCTGAAGGCGGGTTTTGCGACACGACCTTTTTCTACAAGCGGATCGGCTGA